A single Cottoperca gobio chromosome 7, fCotGob3.1, whole genome shotgun sequence DNA region contains:
- the g0s2 gene encoding G0/G1 switch protein 2, with product METIGEIIPFAKEMLNQRPSRGMLKVYMLGSTMVMLGVVGGLMETVFLPFVKHETVEDAPEELIGEKNKKEKKQVLKSHTTLVCPEVEGAAELMIEVKAKHLVIARQRSSNRLHAS from the coding sequence ATGGAAACCATTGGCGAGATCATCCCGTTCGCTAAGGAGATGCTGAACCAGAGGCCCAGCCGGGGCATGCTGAAGGTCTACATGCTCGGCTCCACTATGGTGATGCTCGGGGTCGTTGGCGGACTGATGGAAACTGTTTTCCTGCCATTTGTGAAGCATGAGACTGTTGAGGACGCACCAGAAGAGCTGATCGgggagaagaacaagaaggagaagaagcaagTGTTGAAGTCACACACTACATTGGTTTGCCCTGAAGTTGAAGGCGCTGCGGAGTTAATGATCGAGGTCAAGGCGAAACATCTGGTGATAGCTCGGCAGAGAAGCTCCAACCGCTTGCATGCGTCCTAA
- the camk1gb gene encoding calcium/calmodulin-dependent protein kinase IGb isoform X2 yields the protein MGRQEVEWTKVIENIQEGFDFMEELGSGAFSEVFMVKEKKTGKMFAMKCVKKKQKRDLNLENEIAVLRRIKHDNVVGMEDFYESQTHFYLVMELVSGGELFDRILDRGVYSEKDASSVIQQVLQAVSYLHENDIVHRDLKPENILYYSQDENSKIMISDFGLSKMVDNDIMSTACGTPGYVAPEVLAQKPYSKAVDCWSIGVITYILLCGYPPFYEESETRLFSKIMKAQYEFDSPFWDDISESAKDFIRNMMQKNPSMRYSTDLALRHPWIIGKTARSQDIYYSVSVQIQKNFAKSKWKQAYNATVAINHMKKLQLAHSEQVLRKTSIPDINVIDVSSPPKNPRRLDPDKCDHKLRDTNGKVNETIHMSLPTSPFELKSHVHTLKATQSLASPHHAPSMAEQGKNVYHSEPANLNGYGKNRNGKKVQTGVCSVM from the exons ATGGGTCGTCAAGAGGTCGAATGGACGAAGGTCATTGAAAACATCCAGGAGGGTTTTGACTTCATGGAGGAGCTGGGATC GGGGGCCTTCTCAGAGGTGTTCATggtaaaggagaagaagacgggAAAGATGTTTGCCATGAAGTGtgtgaaaaagaaacagaaaagagacCTCAATCTGGAGAACGAGATCGCTGTGCTGAGAAG AATCAAACACGACAACGTGGTGGGGATGGAGGACTTCTATGAAAGTCAGACTCATTTCTATCTCGTCATggagct TGTTTCAGGCGGTGAGCTCTTTGACCGTATACTGGACCGGGGGGTGTACTCGGAGAAGGATGCCAGCAGCGTGATCCAGCAGGTGCTGCAGGCCGTGAGCTATCTGCACGAAAACGACATCGTGCATCGTGACCTCAAG CCGGAGAACATCCTGTACTACAGCCAAGATGAGAACTCCAAGATCATGATCAGTGATTTTGGGCTCTCCAAGATGGTGGACAACGACATCATGTCGACAGCCTGTGGCACCCCGGGATACGTAG CTCCTGAAGTTTTGGCACAGAAGCCGTACAGCAAGGCAGTGGACTGCTGGTCTATCGGAGTCATCACCTACATCTT ACTCTGTGGATACCCCCCTTTTTATGAAGAAAGTGAGACGAGACTGTTCTCCAAGATCATGAAGGCGCAGTATGAGTTTGACTCGCCCTTCTGGGACGACATTTCTGAATCTG CTAAAGATTTCATCCGTAACATGATGCAGAAGAATCCCAGCATGCGCTACTCCACTGACCTGGCGCTCAGACATCCCTG GATTATCGGAAAGACGGCCCGGAGCCAGGACATCTACTACTCTGTCAGCGTTCAGATCCAAAAGAACTTTGCCAAATCCAAGTGGAAG CAAGCCTATAATGCTACAGTAGCCATCAACCACATGAAGAAGCTGCAGCTGGCCCACTCGGAGCAGGTCCTGAGGAAAACCAGTATCCCAGACATCAACGTGATCGACGTGTCCTCCCCCCCGAAAAACCCCAGACGTCTTGATCCAGACAAATGTGACCACAAGTTAAGGGACACCAACGGGAAAGTAAATGAGACGATCCACATGTCTCTGCCCACGAGCCCTTTTGAACTAAAGAGTCATGTCCACACACTGAAGGCCACGCAGAGCCTGGCCTCCCCGCATCACGCGCCCTCCATGGCCGAGCAGGGCAAGAACGTCTACCACTCGGAGCCCGCCAACCTCAACGG ATATGGTAAAAACCGTAACGGCAAGAAGGTGCAGACTGGAGTTTGCTCCGTCATGTGA
- the camk1gb gene encoding calcium/calmodulin-dependent protein kinase IGb isoform X1: MDVISDLTTGTCEVPDKVNCPDPGEHLAGKSEQSCSSAESVEIPVEASADMGRQEVEWTKVIENIQEGFDFMEELGSGAFSEVFMVKEKKTGKMFAMKCVKKKQKRDLNLENEIAVLRRIKHDNVVGMEDFYESQTHFYLVMELVSGGELFDRILDRGVYSEKDASSVIQQVLQAVSYLHENDIVHRDLKPENILYYSQDENSKIMISDFGLSKMVDNDIMSTACGTPGYVAPEVLAQKPYSKAVDCWSIGVITYILLCGYPPFYEESETRLFSKIMKAQYEFDSPFWDDISESAKDFIRNMMQKNPSMRYSTDLALRHPWIIGKTARSQDIYYSVSVQIQKNFAKSKWKQAYNATVAINHMKKLQLAHSEQVLRKTSIPDINVIDVSSPPKNPRRLDPDKCDHKLRDTNGKVNETIHMSLPTSPFELKSHVHTLKATQSLASPHHAPSMAEQGKNVYHSEPANLNGYGKNRNGKKVQTGVCSVM; the protein is encoded by the exons ATGGATGTAATCTCTGATTTAACAACAGGTACTTGTGAGGTCCCAGACAAAGTAAACTGTCCAGACCCCGGCGAGCACTTGGCAGGAAAGTCAGAGCAGAGCTGCTCCAGCGCAGAGTCTGTAG AAATCCCCGTTGAAGCCTCTGCAGACATGGGTCGTCAAGAGGTCGAATGGACGAAGGTCATTGAAAACATCCAGGAGGGTTTTGACTTCATGGAGGAGCTGGGATC GGGGGCCTTCTCAGAGGTGTTCATggtaaaggagaagaagacgggAAAGATGTTTGCCATGAAGTGtgtgaaaaagaaacagaaaagagacCTCAATCTGGAGAACGAGATCGCTGTGCTGAGAAG AATCAAACACGACAACGTGGTGGGGATGGAGGACTTCTATGAAAGTCAGACTCATTTCTATCTCGTCATggagct TGTTTCAGGCGGTGAGCTCTTTGACCGTATACTGGACCGGGGGGTGTACTCGGAGAAGGATGCCAGCAGCGTGATCCAGCAGGTGCTGCAGGCCGTGAGCTATCTGCACGAAAACGACATCGTGCATCGTGACCTCAAG CCGGAGAACATCCTGTACTACAGCCAAGATGAGAACTCCAAGATCATGATCAGTGATTTTGGGCTCTCCAAGATGGTGGACAACGACATCATGTCGACAGCCTGTGGCACCCCGGGATACGTAG CTCCTGAAGTTTTGGCACAGAAGCCGTACAGCAAGGCAGTGGACTGCTGGTCTATCGGAGTCATCACCTACATCTT ACTCTGTGGATACCCCCCTTTTTATGAAGAAAGTGAGACGAGACTGTTCTCCAAGATCATGAAGGCGCAGTATGAGTTTGACTCGCCCTTCTGGGACGACATTTCTGAATCTG CTAAAGATTTCATCCGTAACATGATGCAGAAGAATCCCAGCATGCGCTACTCCACTGACCTGGCGCTCAGACATCCCTG GATTATCGGAAAGACGGCCCGGAGCCAGGACATCTACTACTCTGTCAGCGTTCAGATCCAAAAGAACTTTGCCAAATCCAAGTGGAAG CAAGCCTATAATGCTACAGTAGCCATCAACCACATGAAGAAGCTGCAGCTGGCCCACTCGGAGCAGGTCCTGAGGAAAACCAGTATCCCAGACATCAACGTGATCGACGTGTCCTCCCCCCCGAAAAACCCCAGACGTCTTGATCCAGACAAATGTGACCACAAGTTAAGGGACACCAACGGGAAAGTAAATGAGACGATCCACATGTCTCTGCCCACGAGCCCTTTTGAACTAAAGAGTCATGTCCACACACTGAAGGCCACGCAGAGCCTGGCCTCCCCGCATCACGCGCCCTCCATGGCCGAGCAGGGCAAGAACGTCTACCACTCGGAGCCCGCCAACCTCAACGG ATATGGTAAAAACCGTAACGGCAAGAAGGTGCAGACTGGAGTTTGCTCCGTCATGTGA